Proteins encoded within one genomic window of Mesobacillus subterraneus:
- a CDS encoding DUF1128 domain-containing protein has translation MDLTKNSPENVDFMIEKIKEKLKFMNLGAIKSTHFDSDMYEELKEIYDMIMRKNNFSPNEMQAIAEELGNLRKQ, from the coding sequence GTGGACTTAACTAAAAATTCCCCTGAAAACGTTGATTTCATGATTGAGAAAATCAAGGAAAAATTGAAGTTCATGAACCTTGGCGCGATTAAATCAACACATTTTGATAGCGATATGTATGAAGAACTAAAAGAAATCTATGATATGATCATGCGAAAAAACAACTTCAGCCCGAATGAAATGCAGGCGATCGCTGAAGAACTAGGAAACTTAAGAAAGCAGTAA
- a CDS encoding molybdopterin-dependent oxidoreductase: MENKPMKRRGFLKALGTLGAVAFVGPAFVGPIKQVMGDVWIDEPHGTGTDYQDYTAENVIFTSCQQCNATCTIKTYITAGAAGGAYSSIVRKIAGNQYSPINMVQIGHINYDTPVSQAVKGTGDVAKMGRGLRGGRTCLKGQAGIQTNYDTFRIQKPLKRVGERGSGVWKSVSWEEAYKEILEGSKDLGTPGLKEMWKYAPEAAVMADWDKLKAGEMTKAEFDKKYKDVLIDTNHPDLGPKANQIAVMAGHRREFIERLAASSLGTANYYDHGGYCGITSVMGNVRSHDSEKAKKRMIPDYDKAEMVIVWGTNPMVANRGPTTFAPQITNAIDRGMKMVVIDPRYSKTAEKADVWVPVKPGGDGALAMAMCRWIIENNRYDDIYLRNPNQEAANEDGETTWSDASFLVNVGDKKRPFVRAQDLGIGGEEFVVIENGKPVSHAKARNGELDIDTTINGMKVKSVFRIFKDRVMEKSIEEYANQADVPVDQIVQIAREFTSHGKKVGIHSYRGPAMHTNGYYSVRAINMLNHLVGNHDWKGGDTVLGAKYKATEGRYDLATVPNANKGWGIPVTRQKVPYEKTSLFAKDGYPAKRPWYPFGNKLIHDVLPSSAEGYPYKIRALLINRTSPVMSAPRSEMQAKFIRDPKVVELVVASDVIIGETSKYADFILPDLAYLESWNAEDIFPILKHKFAGVIQPVTRVVPDARPTEQVYIDLLKGLSLPGVGDKAFADGSALNTPEDYYLKRIANIAFDGQKPVKDANAEELAIFEKARKKALGKYFDIQKLKSAVKPDEWKKVVYVLNRGGRFEAAGDEYVGNKLKYQWAKQVYFYDEKAAGFKSAYTGKFFEGVPVAEEIKTYDGEVYKPNKPLQFINWKSRNMATHRTEGNTWLREVKPENYLWINPIDAKKKGIKTDDEIYISSNNSKVKGRALVTPGIKPGVVGANFSFGHDAYGSKAVKVDGKTIEPAGKYGHTDYEFNKPLHEESGYAKPRGLGFSVNALSDRDGSYFEGYLADLLIGGPAQQDVFVDVDKA, from the coding sequence ATGGAAAATAAACCAATGAAACGGCGTGGATTTTTAAAAGCGCTTGGAACGCTTGGAGCGGTAGCGTTTGTCGGTCCGGCATTCGTTGGGCCAATCAAGCAGGTAATGGGCGATGTCTGGATCGATGAGCCACACGGAACCGGCACAGATTATCAGGATTATACAGCAGAAAATGTCATCTTCACGTCATGTCAGCAGTGTAATGCGACATGTACGATCAAAACATATATCACTGCCGGGGCGGCAGGGGGAGCTTACTCTTCCATCGTCCGCAAGATTGCCGGCAACCAGTACAGCCCGATAAATATGGTACAAATCGGCCATATCAACTACGATACGCCGGTCTCACAGGCTGTAAAGGGAACTGGCGATGTGGCTAAAATGGGTCGCGGCCTCCGCGGTGGACGTACCTGCTTGAAAGGGCAGGCCGGCATCCAGACCAACTATGATACATTCAGGATCCAAAAACCGTTGAAGCGCGTCGGCGAAAGGGGAAGCGGCGTCTGGAAATCAGTCAGCTGGGAAGAGGCCTACAAGGAAATCCTCGAGGGGAGCAAGGATCTTGGCACTCCGGGGTTAAAAGAAATGTGGAAATACGCCCCGGAAGCAGCGGTCATGGCTGATTGGGATAAACTGAAAGCTGGCGAAATGACAAAAGCTGAATTTGATAAAAAATACAAGGATGTCTTAATTGATACAAACCATCCTGACCTTGGACCGAAAGCAAACCAGATTGCTGTCATGGCAGGACACAGACGTGAATTCATCGAGCGACTAGCTGCTAGCAGCTTAGGAACTGCCAACTATTACGACCATGGCGGCTATTGCGGTATCACAAGCGTAATGGGTAATGTCCGCTCACATGATTCTGAAAAGGCGAAGAAGCGGATGATTCCTGATTATGATAAAGCAGAAATGGTCATTGTCTGGGGAACAAACCCAATGGTGGCAAACCGTGGTCCAACTACATTTGCTCCACAAATCACAAACGCAATCGACCGCGGCATGAAAATGGTCGTCATCGATCCACGCTACAGCAAGACAGCAGAGAAAGCGGACGTTTGGGTTCCGGTTAAACCGGGTGGTGACGGAGCGTTAGCCATGGCAATGTGTCGATGGATCATTGAGAACAATCGTTATGACGATATCTACCTCCGCAATCCGAACCAGGAAGCAGCAAATGAAGATGGAGAGACAACCTGGAGTGATGCTTCCTTCCTTGTGAATGTAGGAGATAAAAAGCGCCCGTTCGTCCGTGCCCAGGACCTTGGAATCGGCGGCGAGGAGTTTGTGGTCATCGAAAACGGCAAGCCAGTTTCACATGCGAAGGCAAGAAACGGCGAGCTTGATATTGATACAACAATCAATGGCATGAAAGTAAAATCGGTCTTCAGGATTTTTAAAGACAGGGTTATGGAAAAATCAATCGAAGAATACGCAAACCAGGCAGATGTGCCTGTTGACCAGATCGTCCAAATTGCTCGGGAATTCACATCCCACGGCAAAAAGGTCGGCATCCATTCTTACCGCGGACCAGCTATGCATACGAATGGCTATTACAGCGTGAGAGCAATCAATATGCTCAACCACCTTGTCGGCAACCATGACTGGAAAGGCGGCGACACCGTACTTGGCGCCAAGTATAAAGCAACCGAAGGACGCTACGATCTTGCGACAGTACCGAATGCGAACAAAGGCTGGGGCATCCCCGTCACAAGACAAAAAGTACCTTATGAAAAAACATCATTATTCGCAAAAGATGGCTATCCAGCAAAGCGCCCATGGTATCCATTCGGCAATAAGCTGATCCATGATGTCCTTCCAAGCTCAGCTGAAGGCTATCCATACAAAATCAGGGCATTGCTGATCAACAGGACTTCACCAGTCATGTCTGCGCCAAGATCGGAAATGCAGGCAAAATTCATCAGGGATCCAAAAGTTGTGGAACTTGTAGTGGCATCTGACGTAATCATCGGCGAGACTTCGAAGTATGCGGACTTTATTTTACCGGATCTTGCTTACCTGGAAAGCTGGAACGCGGAGGACATCTTCCCGATCCTGAAGCATAAATTCGCAGGCGTCATTCAGCCGGTGACAAGAGTCGTTCCAGACGCGCGCCCAACTGAACAAGTGTACATCGATTTGCTTAAAGGCTTGAGCCTTCCAGGTGTTGGCGACAAAGCATTCGCAGATGGTTCGGCGCTTAACACGCCTGAAGATTATTACCTAAAACGAATTGCGAACATCGCCTTCGATGGACAGAAGCCTGTCAAGGACGCAAATGCTGAAGAGCTGGCGATTTTTGAAAAAGCAAGAAAGAAAGCGCTCGGAAAATATTTTGACATCCAGAAGCTCAAAAGTGCCGTTAAACCGGATGAATGGAAGAAAGTCGTCTACGTATTGAACCGCGGCGGCCGCTTTGAGGCAGCTGGCGATGAATATGTCGGCAACAAGCTCAAGTATCAATGGGCAAAGCAGGTTTATTTTTACGATGAAAAGGCTGCAGGCTTCAAGAGTGCCTATACAGGCAAGTTCTTTGAAGGCGTTCCGGTAGCGGAGGAAATCAAGACATACGACGGAGAAGTTTATAAGCCAAACAAGCCGTTGCAATTCATCAACTGGAAATCAAGGAATATGGCAACTCACCGTACCGAAGGAAATACGTGGCTCCGTGAAGTGAAACCGGAAAACTATTTGTGGATCAACCCAATCGACGCCAAGAAAAAAGGCATCAAGACCGATGACGAGATTTACATCTCATCCAATAACTCAAAAGTGAAGGGCCGGGCGCTCGTAACACCAGGAATCAAGCCAGGCGTCGTCGGAGCAAACTTCAGCTTCGGACATGATGCATACGGCTCAAAGGCAGTCAAAGTCGACGGGAAAACAATCGAGCCCGCTGGAAAATATGGTCACACAGACTATGAATTCAATAAGCCGCTGCATGAAGAATCCGGCTACGCTAAACCGCGCGGACTAGGCTTCTCAGTCAATGCACTATCCGACCGCGATGGCAGTTATTTCGAAGGCTACCTTGCAGACTTGCTGATTGGCGGACCGGCACAGCAGGACGTATTCGTAGACGTGGATAAAGCATAA
- the nrfD gene encoding NrfD/PsrC family molybdoenzyme membrane anchor subunit translates to MANLAVDLKEKSTSKTKINVQVSKAFKIWISALTVAFLIGGYFIVERFITGLAATNLSSITPWGAWIAFYIFFVGLSAGSFLLSTLIYVFGMEEYERVGKAALFTAIVCMIVALTFVLMDLGRPERLLNAIIYWNVTSPLGWEVHFYLVYIALLMVELYIAMREDLVRAAKKNTMQGFVAKLLTFKNSTINAATKKRDHMWMKVLGTVGIPIAIFGVHGGTGTIFALVKARPAWNTALFPIIFVVSAMVSGTALLLAMYVIKKKVQKQEIDKNMVVSLAKLMVGFLIIDLGLQFYEYLTGWYGLEAEHLDTLGTMMASEKAWSFWIVQMFLGAVVPITLVFWKKTSENINALLTAAVLIVIGIIGVRFNIVVPPLVVPVFHELPWGNYAPTIKEWMVSVGVVAMGLLIYSFGELLLPIEETSDEVSHNGK, encoded by the coding sequence ATGGCCAATCTTGCGGTTGATTTAAAAGAGAAAAGTACATCAAAAACGAAAATAAATGTGCAAGTATCAAAAGCTTTTAAAATTTGGATATCTGCTTTGACAGTTGCTTTCTTAATAGGCGGGTATTTTATCGTAGAGCGTTTCATCACTGGCCTGGCAGCAACGAATCTTTCCAGCATCACTCCATGGGGAGCCTGGATTGCTTTCTACATTTTCTTTGTTGGTTTGAGCGCGGGTTCGTTCCTGCTGTCGACGTTGATCTATGTTTTCGGGATGGAAGAATACGAGAGAGTCGGCAAGGCGGCGCTGTTCACAGCGATTGTGTGTATGATCGTCGCACTGACATTCGTCCTGATGGATCTTGGTCGTCCAGAGCGTCTGCTGAATGCGATTATCTACTGGAATGTTACTTCACCATTAGGGTGGGAGGTCCACTTTTACCTTGTCTACATTGCGCTGCTGATGGTGGAGCTTTACATTGCGATGAGGGAAGACCTTGTCCGAGCTGCAAAGAAAAACACGATGCAAGGCTTTGTGGCAAAGTTATTAACCTTTAAAAATTCAACAATCAATGCAGCAACAAAAAAACGTGACCATATGTGGATGAAAGTCCTCGGAACTGTCGGAATCCCAATCGCGATCTTCGGCGTCCATGGCGGTACTGGAACGATATTTGCCCTTGTAAAAGCACGGCCTGCTTGGAATACAGCATTATTCCCAATTATCTTCGTCGTATCGGCAATGGTTTCTGGAACCGCATTACTTTTGGCAATGTATGTCATAAAGAAAAAAGTCCAGAAGCAGGAAATTGATAAGAACATGGTTGTATCCCTGGCAAAATTGATGGTTGGCTTCCTGATCATCGACCTGGGTCTTCAATTCTATGAATATCTCACTGGCTGGTACGGTCTAGAAGCGGAACACCTTGATACCCTCGGAACCATGATGGCAAGTGAAAAAGCCTGGTCGTTCTGGATCGTGCAAATGTTCCTTGGTGCTGTAGTGCCAATCACGCTTGTATTCTGGAAGAAAACAAGCGAAAACATTAATGCCTTGCTGACAGCCGCCGTGCTAATCGTTATTGGCATCATCGGCGTACGCTTCAACATCGTTGTCCCTCCGCTTGTCGTGCCAGTTTTCCATGAGCTGCCTTGGGGAAATTACGCACCGACAATCAAGGAATGGATGGTGAGTGTCGGTGTTGTCGCGATGGGACTATTAATCTATTCATTCGGCGAGCTGCTGCTGCCAATCGAAGAAACTTCTGACGAGGTGAGTCATAATGGAAAATAA
- the tatA gene encoding twin-arginine translocase TatA/TatE family subunit, with product MLSNIGIPGLILILTLALIIFGPKKLPEIGRAFGQTLKEFKKSTRELTSDITDDIADDIKEIKEIKKEI from the coding sequence ATGCTATCCAATATTGGTATTCCTGGTTTGATTTTAATTCTCACATTGGCGTTAATCATCTTTGGTCCGAAAAAGCTTCCGGAAATCGGCAGGGCGTTTGGCCAGACGCTGAAGGAATTTAAAAAATCGACTCGTGAACTGACAAGTGATATCACTGACGATATCGCAGATGACATCAAAGAAATCAAAGAAATCAAGAAAGAAATCTAA
- a CDS encoding 4Fe-4S dicluster domain-containing protein — protein MGLFSNEKKVDYDKIVDKMVPDAKKEMDESQYDTELGLNMARDARKVISGKLKIEDFHKVYSSSLTKEFGNYYASADGPDIRKGDGPKWAMVIDLKKCVGCDTCTVSCKAENRTPPGISYNVVMESLEGEFPNIKAVNLPRPCMQCDKPACAQVCPTRATYKLENGIVAIDNDRCIGCRYCIVACPYGARSFDFGESYEQEMQGANDVTSPEYGVERGNREKGKTPIGTVRKCSFCFHRLQRGEEPACVETCIGDARFFGDISDPNSVVSKLAASPRAFRLKEELGTHPNVIYLR, from the coding sequence ATGGGTCTATTTTCAAATGAGAAAAAAGTAGATTACGACAAAATCGTCGACAAGATGGTTCCAGATGCCAAGAAAGAAATGGATGAATCACAGTATGACACAGAGCTCGGGCTGAACATGGCGCGCGATGCCAGGAAGGTCATCAGCGGCAAACTGAAAATTGAAGACTTCCATAAAGTCTATTCTTCATCACTGACCAAGGAATTCGGCAACTATTATGCATCAGCAGATGGACCAGACATCAGGAAGGGTGATGGCCCAAAATGGGCGATGGTCATCGATCTGAAGAAATGTGTCGGCTGTGATACATGTACGGTCAGCTGTAAGGCAGAAAACAGGACGCCGCCGGGGATATCCTACAACGTCGTCATGGAATCGCTAGAAGGGGAGTTTCCGAACATCAAGGCCGTCAACCTGCCAAGGCCGTGCATGCAGTGTGACAAACCAGCTTGTGCCCAGGTTTGTCCGACGAGAGCGACTTATAAATTGGAGAACGGAATTGTCGCGATTGACAATGACCGCTGCATCGGCTGCCGTTACTGCATCGTAGCCTGCCCGTATGGAGCTCGCTCCTTCGATTTCGGCGAAAGCTATGAACAGGAAATGCAGGGAGCTAATGATGTAACAAGCCCTGAATACGGCGTAGAACGCGGCAACCGTGAAAAAGGCAAGACACCAATCGGCACGGTCCGTAAATGCAGCTTCTGCTTCCACCGCCTGCAAAGAGGGGAAGAGCCGGCATGTGTGGAAACTTGCATTGGAGATGCTCGTTTCTTCGGAGATATCAGCGATCCGAACAGTGTTGTATCCAAGCTTGCAGCGAGTCCTAGAGCATTCCGACTTAAGGAAGAGCTTGGAACGCATCCAAATGTTATTTACTTAAGATAG
- a CDS encoding NERD domain-containing protein — MIEKIRDYPREITVLKTLLRRFTLNPQLQAELESKLSRKLAGYRGEKELDYHLSQFDHSKFHILHDLRIPHNNTHFQIDSLLISDTFILIIDSKNYAGVLDFYPEFNYLLQTLNGIEKVYPDPILQTRTQASQLKSFLIKHYFSPPPIEFLVSISNSQAIIRNPGNSQEVRMRVFKTPAVAYKIQNFDDKYHNQVLSTKEIKKITKLLLNSHEPYIPDILSMNLPMNQVHKGVQCPECSRIGMKKIHGNWVCEKCGHLSKNAHIDALRDFFIIYGPAITSRQFSDFLNIPSIHQAKRLLSSMDLDSVGTKKGRVYKPGKNFPLWE; from the coding sequence TTGATTGAAAAAATCCGGGATTATCCAAGAGAAATTACTGTTTTGAAGACATTATTAAGAAGATTTACCTTAAATCCACAGCTGCAAGCAGAACTTGAGAGTAAATTATCCAGAAAATTAGCAGGTTATAGAGGTGAAAAGGAATTAGATTACCATTTATCGCAATTTGACCATTCCAAATTCCATATTTTACACGATTTGAGGATTCCACATAATAATACCCACTTCCAGATTGATTCCCTCCTAATATCAGACACCTTCATCCTTATCATTGACTCAAAAAATTACGCTGGCGTATTGGATTTCTATCCGGAATTCAATTATTTGCTTCAAACGTTGAATGGAATCGAAAAAGTTTACCCGGACCCGATCCTGCAAACAAGAACCCAGGCTTCACAACTAAAATCCTTCCTAATTAAGCATTATTTTTCTCCACCCCCAATCGAATTTCTGGTTTCCATCAGTAACTCACAGGCTATCATCAGAAATCCAGGGAACAGCCAGGAGGTAAGAATGAGAGTTTTTAAGACTCCAGCTGTTGCCTATAAAATTCAAAACTTTGATGACAAATATCATAACCAGGTTTTATCAACAAAAGAAATCAAAAAAATCACCAAGCTTTTATTGAATAGCCATGAACCGTATATCCCTGATATTCTTTCAATGAACTTACCTATGAATCAAGTGCACAAAGGAGTCCAATGTCCTGAATGCAGCCGAATAGGCATGAAAAAGATTCATGGCAACTGGGTGTGTGAAAAATGCGGACATCTATCAAAAAATGCTCATATTGATGCGCTTAGGGATTTCTTCATCATTTATGGTCCTGCTATTACGAGCAGACAATTTAGCGATTTCCTCAACATCCCCTCCATACACCAAGCCAAAAGGCTGCTTTCATCAATGGATCTCGATAGCGTCGGCACTAAAAAAGGCAGAGTCTACAAACCTGGCAAAAATTTTCCGTTATGGGAATAA
- a CDS encoding molecular chaperone TorD family protein, producing MMEERYGKLAVANIMTSIWLGEWDTYEAFMNDVPEGMQEELTFHSFYKRDEVQLWYDNHFFIPGDHFVSPYFSSYTKNNEDEEARRHELLCLIGLYEKTAFYFPLEKDRLPDHFGSMTAFISSILQGEIKAEQEGDGEQLQQLEEIEAEMMTRFINPVLKPLLDNAKAKLNHPFFKEFLSFYAEVMNEDWVKAA from the coding sequence ATGATGGAAGAACGATATGGAAAGCTCGCGGTCGCGAATATCATGACAAGCATCTGGCTTGGGGAATGGGATACTTATGAAGCGTTCATGAACGATGTCCCTGAAGGAATGCAGGAGGAGCTTACATTTCATTCATTTTACAAACGAGATGAAGTGCAGCTCTGGTATGACAATCACTTTTTCATACCTGGAGACCACTTTGTCTCCCCTTATTTTTCATCTTATACGAAGAATAATGAAGATGAAGAAGCTCGCAGGCACGAGCTGCTTTGCCTGATTGGTCTTTATGAAAAAACAGCCTTTTATTTCCCTCTTGAAAAAGACAGACTGCCAGACCATTTCGGCAGCATGACCGCATTCATCAGCTCAATTTTACAGGGGGAAATTAAAGCGGAGCAAGAAGGAGACGGAGAACAGCTTCAACAGCTTGAAGAAATTGAAGCGGAAATGATGACACGATTCATCAATCCTGTCCTCAAACCACTGCTTGATAACGCTAAAGCAAAATTAAACCATCCATTTTTCAAAGAGTTCCTCAGCTTTTATGCAGAGGTGATGAATGAAGATTGGGTGAAGGCAGCTTGA